A portion of the Scleropages formosus chromosome 13, fSclFor1.1, whole genome shotgun sequence genome contains these proteins:
- the LOC114912134 gene encoding cyclin-dependent kinase 6-like isoform X3, with product MEAGRYEVLAAVGEGASRRVFKARETGGCQRLVALKKVRVLEQMEEGVPAFVIREVGLLRKLEAFDHPNVVKLLDVSVEVQNQTSELTLVFEYVDQDLCAFLASVAETGLSRWKIKDIMLQLLRGLDFLHTNMLVHRDLKPQNVLVSSHSEIKIADFGLARVYSHHMALTPIVVTLWYRAPEVLLHSGYMSSVDMWSTGCIFAELFLLSVIGLPAQEDWPTESPIPYPANWKSGNTLNQLLPNLHQEERDLLLQFLAFNPSKRVSAFEALRHTFLAEQ from the exons ATGGAGGCCGGCCGCTACGAGGTCCTGGCTGCTGTGGGTGAGGGCGCCTCCAGACGCGTGTTCAAGGCACGCGAGACCGGCGGCTGCCAGCGCCTCGTGGCCCTCAAGAAGGTCAGGGTCCTCGAGCAGATGGAGGAAGGCGTGCCTGCCTTCGTGATCCGTGAGGTGGGACTGCTGCGCAAGTTGGAGGCCTTCGACCACCCCAACGTGGTCAA GTTAttagatgtttcagttgaagtccaaaatcagacctcagagcTGACTTTAGTGTTTGAATATGTTGATCaagatttgtgtgcatttcttgcCTCGGTAGCAGAGACTGGTCTCAGCAGGTGGAAAATTAAG GACAtaatgttacagctgctgcgAGGCCTCGACTTCCTTCACACCAACATGCTGGTGCACCGGGACCTGAAACCGCAAAATGTGCTGGTCAGCAGCCACAGTGAGATCAAGATTGCGGATTTTGGTCTGGCGCGGGTCTACAGCCACCACATGGCTCTCACGCCCATC GTGGTGACCCTGTGGTACAGAGCTCCGGAGGTCCTGCTACACTCCGGCTACATGTCCTCCGTGGACATGTGGAGCACTGGCTGCATCTTCGCTGAGCTCTTCCTCCTCAG TGTGATCGGCCTGCCTGCACAGGAGGACTGGCCTACCGAGAGCCCCATCCCGTACCCTGCCAACTGGAAGAGTGGTAATACCTTAAATCAGCTGCTGCCGAACTTGCACCAGGAAGAGAGGGACTTGCTCTTG CAGTTTCTGGCCTTTAACCCATCCAAGCGTGTCTCAGCCTTTGAGGCTTTGAGACACACCTTCCTGGCTGAGCAGTAG
- the LOC114912134 gene encoding cyclin-dependent kinase 6-like isoform X1: MEAGRYEVLAAVGEGASRRVFKARETGGCQRLVALKKVRVLEQMEEGVPAFVIREVGLLRKLEAFDHPNVVKLLDVSVEVQNQTSELTLVFEYVDQDLCAFLASVAETGLSRWKIKDIMLQLLRGLDFLHTNMLVHRDLKPQNVLVSSHSEIKIADFGLARVYSHHMALTPIVVTLWYRAPEVLLHSGYMSSVDMWSTGCIFAELFLLRPLFCGYSDIQQLQKIIDVIGLPAQEDWPTESPIPYPANWKSGNTLNQLLPNLHQEERDLLLQFLAFNPSKRVSAFEALRHTFLAEQ, from the exons ATGGAGGCCGGCCGCTACGAGGTCCTGGCTGCTGTGGGTGAGGGCGCCTCCAGACGCGTGTTCAAGGCACGCGAGACCGGCGGCTGCCAGCGCCTCGTGGCCCTCAAGAAGGTCAGGGTCCTCGAGCAGATGGAGGAAGGCGTGCCTGCCTTCGTGATCCGTGAGGTGGGACTGCTGCGCAAGTTGGAGGCCTTCGACCACCCCAACGTGGTCAA GTTAttagatgtttcagttgaagtccaaaatcagacctcagagcTGACTTTAGTGTTTGAATATGTTGATCaagatttgtgtgcatttcttgcCTCGGTAGCAGAGACTGGTCTCAGCAGGTGGAAAATTAAG GACAtaatgttacagctgctgcgAGGCCTCGACTTCCTTCACACCAACATGCTGGTGCACCGGGACCTGAAACCGCAAAATGTGCTGGTCAGCAGCCACAGTGAGATCAAGATTGCGGATTTTGGTCTGGCGCGGGTCTACAGCCACCACATGGCTCTCACGCCCATC GTGGTGACCCTGTGGTACAGAGCTCCGGAGGTCCTGCTACACTCCGGCTACATGTCCTCCGTGGACATGTGGAGCACTGGCTGCATCTTCGCTGAGCTCTTCCTCCTCAG ACCCTTGTTTTGCGGCTATTCTGACAtacagcagctccagaaaatcaTAGA TGTGATCGGCCTGCCTGCACAGGAGGACTGGCCTACCGAGAGCCCCATCCCGTACCCTGCCAACTGGAAGAGTGGTAATACCTTAAATCAGCTGCTGCCGAACTTGCACCAGGAAGAGAGGGACTTGCTCTTG CAGTTTCTGGCCTTTAACCCATCCAAGCGTGTCTCAGCCTTTGAGGCTTTGAGACACACCTTCCTGGCTGAGCAGTAG
- the LOC114912134 gene encoding cyclin-dependent kinase 6-like isoform X2 — protein MEAGRYEVLAAVGEGASRRVFKARETGGCQRLVALKKVRVLEQMEEGVPAFVIREVGLLRKLEAFDHPNVVKLLDVSVEVQNQTSELTLVFEYVDQDLCAFLASVAETGLSRWKIKDIMLQLLRGLDFLHTNMLVHRDLKPQNVLVSSHSEIKIADFGLARVYSHHMALTPIVVTLWYRAPEVLLHSGYMSSVDMWSTGCIFAELFLLRPLFCGYSDIQQLQKIIDVIGLPAQEDWPTESPIPYPANWKSGNTLNQLLPNLHQEERDLLLNSQPVPARV, from the exons ATGGAGGCCGGCCGCTACGAGGTCCTGGCTGCTGTGGGTGAGGGCGCCTCCAGACGCGTGTTCAAGGCACGCGAGACCGGCGGCTGCCAGCGCCTCGTGGCCCTCAAGAAGGTCAGGGTCCTCGAGCAGATGGAGGAAGGCGTGCCTGCCTTCGTGATCCGTGAGGTGGGACTGCTGCGCAAGTTGGAGGCCTTCGACCACCCCAACGTGGTCAA GTTAttagatgtttcagttgaagtccaaaatcagacctcagagcTGACTTTAGTGTTTGAATATGTTGATCaagatttgtgtgcatttcttgcCTCGGTAGCAGAGACTGGTCTCAGCAGGTGGAAAATTAAG GACAtaatgttacagctgctgcgAGGCCTCGACTTCCTTCACACCAACATGCTGGTGCACCGGGACCTGAAACCGCAAAATGTGCTGGTCAGCAGCCACAGTGAGATCAAGATTGCGGATTTTGGTCTGGCGCGGGTCTACAGCCACCACATGGCTCTCACGCCCATC GTGGTGACCCTGTGGTACAGAGCTCCGGAGGTCCTGCTACACTCCGGCTACATGTCCTCCGTGGACATGTGGAGCACTGGCTGCATCTTCGCTGAGCTCTTCCTCCTCAG ACCCTTGTTTTGCGGCTATTCTGACAtacagcagctccagaaaatcaTAGA TGTGATCGGCCTGCCTGCACAGGAGGACTGGCCTACCGAGAGCCCCATCCCGTACCCTGCCAACTGGAAGAGTGGTAATACCTTAAATCAGCTGCTGCCGAACTTGCACCAGGAAGAGAGGGACTTGCTCTTG AATTCACAGCCCGTTCCTGCCAGGGTGTGA